A genomic segment from Bradyrhizobium diazoefficiens USDA 110 encodes:
- a CDS encoding AAA family ATPase has protein sequence MSIRGKIWSAFNDIRIFNDRLLDAHDIFDDLRQVTRESPQEPKRCATIFAPTHSGKSMCVKTYLETRVVDEAIKRGLFPKDMKRNEIASKQRIVIYITLEGVTTIKNLAEEILRALNVEAEGNTQQLLKLCYDHIVALGVELIIVDEVQHLRPTKQRSKYAEKNENDAGIANTLKVMLIRGVCPMVFIGVTEARTLLFGDDQLDGRVLEEISFDRLDYGVAAQREMFIEYLGMLGLKLKEHGLFEEESNLLDGDIPECLHVVSGGRVGYVSRIVEQAAVIAAKAGSPCVLRSHLEAAVDKWAIPRLIDYNPFPTGVRKAELK, from the coding sequence ATGTCCATCAGAGGCAAGATCTGGTCGGCTTTCAACGACATTCGCATTTTCAACGATCGGCTTCTCGATGCCCATGATATATTCGATGACCTCAGGCAGGTCACGCGCGAGTCGCCTCAAGAGCCGAAACGCTGCGCCACGATATTCGCCCCGACGCATAGCGGCAAGAGCATGTGCGTCAAGACGTATCTTGAGACGCGCGTCGTAGACGAGGCGATCAAGCGCGGACTGTTTCCAAAGGACATGAAACGCAACGAGATCGCGAGCAAGCAGCGCATCGTCATCTACATCACCTTGGAGGGAGTGACGACGATCAAGAATCTCGCCGAGGAAATTCTTCGCGCCCTGAACGTCGAAGCGGAAGGCAATACCCAGCAACTCCTCAAGCTTTGCTACGATCATATCGTAGCGCTGGGAGTGGAATTGATTATCGTCGACGAAGTCCAACATCTCAGACCGACGAAGCAGCGCAGCAAGTATGCCGAGAAGAACGAAAACGACGCGGGTATCGCGAACACTCTCAAGGTCATGCTGATCCGCGGCGTGTGCCCGATGGTCTTCATCGGGGTGACGGAAGCCCGTACCCTGTTGTTCGGCGACGACCAACTCGACGGCCGGGTTTTGGAGGAAATATCGTTCGATCGACTGGACTATGGCGTGGCCGCTCAGCGGGAGATGTTCATCGAGTATCTCGGCATGCTCGGCCTGAAGTTGAAGGAGCATGGCTTGTTCGAAGAAGAATCTAATCTTCTCGATGGCGACATCCCCGAGTGTCTCCACGTCGTGTCCGGAGGACGCGTTGGCTATGTCTCGCGCATTGTGGAGCAGGCGGCAGTCATCGCTGCGAAGGCCGGTAGTCCTTGTGTATTGCGCTCGCACCTTGAGGCGGCCGTCGACAAGTGGGCGATTCCGCGGCTAATCGACTACAATCCCTTCCCGACCGGCGTGCGGAAGGCCGAGCTGAAATGA
- a CDS encoding multicopper oxidase family protein yields the protein MTLELTATTGPILVAGYKIAETQNYNGSYLGPLVELRPGDLFKVRFLNALAPAGIRLGAHHHGQNASSASDQTNLHTHGLIVTPNNAAVTAKGDGDNVFAQLGRGQSLDYNIKIPTALPASILDLPSGIIPHPAGLYWYHAHLHGVSASQLAGGMSGLISIGRPDSNVVGPDDATTDALRAKTDVIHALLRDIQIVSGTTPDKAAGSPAAWMPIEDPALCLGTSAAVADRPGFCSGSDASKIWLFTVNGDRFPTWDVHSGRNLLLRIANTSASASYVLSLFDAAAPGVRVSYELLSVDGVVPTTKSAASPSPIAPVTDALRLMPAGRAEIYIRNDADNPNKRLLVLQTEGLQTGSDPSTGDNWPQVQLAQIVLEPSGPPPGTLSLRLAPQTVTTLQQPSETHPLAATALPVGCVRDLDATKLEHRRITFTQRVDGWGIRTELVAPPNLTGVHPIGMFRAVAGTTVGPIPFERYLKGDGSVNWDGGDVGSNPKSPKHVCVSLSTGHGQLWEISNPTGELHNFHIHQSKFRIATDKDLSRYGIDPQTTVTNPTAKLQNAKGADDLYIWHDTMPIEAAGRVFIVINFDAEEQIGKFVFHCHILEHEDSGLMAPVEVIP from the coding sequence TTGACGCTCGAACTGACCGCCACGACTGGGCCGATATTGGTGGCTGGGTACAAGATCGCCGAAACGCAGAACTATAACGGCTCGTACCTCGGTCCGCTCGTCGAGCTTCGTCCGGGAGATCTTTTCAAGGTTCGCTTCTTGAACGCGCTTGCGCCAGCGGGCATTCGCTTAGGCGCCCATCATCACGGTCAGAATGCGTCGAGCGCGTCGGACCAGACGAATCTCCACACCCACGGCCTTATCGTTACGCCGAATAACGCGGCTGTGACGGCGAAGGGGGACGGTGACAATGTTTTCGCGCAGCTTGGTCGGGGCCAATCGCTCGACTACAACATCAAGATCCCGACGGCCCTTCCGGCCAGTATACTCGACCTGCCGAGTGGGATCATTCCGCACCCGGCAGGCCTCTATTGGTATCACGCTCACCTGCATGGCGTGTCCGCATCCCAACTCGCCGGCGGAATGTCTGGACTGATCTCAATCGGCAGACCGGATTCGAATGTCGTTGGTCCCGATGATGCGACCACGGACGCCCTGCGAGCGAAGACCGACGTCATCCATGCGCTGCTGAGAGACATCCAGATCGTCTCAGGTACCACGCCGGACAAAGCGGCAGGATCGCCCGCGGCTTGGATGCCTATCGAAGACCCCGCATTATGCCTGGGCACGTCGGCCGCGGTGGCGGACCGCCCGGGATTTTGCAGCGGAAGCGATGCGTCAAAGATCTGGTTGTTCACGGTAAATGGCGATCGGTTTCCTACATGGGATGTACATAGCGGTCGAAATCTTCTGTTGCGGATCGCCAATACTAGTGCTTCCGCCAGCTACGTACTTTCGCTGTTTGACGCTGCAGCGCCAGGCGTGAGGGTCTCCTACGAGTTGCTGAGCGTCGACGGGGTAGTTCCGACGACGAAGTCAGCCGCGTCGCCCAGTCCAATCGCGCCGGTAACGGATGCACTGCGGCTTATGCCGGCCGGGCGGGCCGAGATCTATATTCGTAACGATGCCGATAACCCCAACAAGCGCCTGCTTGTCCTGCAGACCGAAGGTCTTCAAACGGGCAGCGACCCATCGACCGGCGATAATTGGCCACAAGTCCAACTGGCGCAGATCGTACTCGAACCGTCCGGGCCGCCGCCAGGGACGCTTTCATTGAGGTTAGCCCCGCAAACCGTCACGACGCTGCAGCAGCCCTCGGAAACTCATCCGCTTGCAGCGACCGCCCTGCCTGTGGGCTGTGTCCGAGATCTCGACGCCACGAAGCTCGAACATCGACGGATCACTTTCACTCAACGTGTGGACGGCTGGGGCATCCGCACCGAGCTTGTTGCTCCTCCCAATTTGACCGGGGTGCACCCGATCGGGATGTTCAGGGCTGTGGCCGGCACGACAGTAGGACCGATTCCGTTCGAACGCTATCTCAAGGGCGACGGCAGCGTAAATTGGGACGGGGGCGACGTTGGATCGAACCCGAAATCGCCCAAGCATGTCTGTGTCTCGTTGAGCACCGGACATGGTCAGCTTTGGGAGATTTCGAATCCCACCGGTGAACTGCATAATTTCCACATTCATCAATCGAAGTTCCGTATCGCGACGGACAAAGACCTAAGCCGGTACGGCATCGACCCGCAGACCACCGTTACGAATCCCACCGCGAAACTGCAGAACGCAAAAGGCGCGGACGATCTTTACATCTGGCACGACACGATGCCGATCGAGGCGGCTGGGCGTGTTTTCATCGTGATCAATTTCGATGCCGAAGAGCAGATCGGCAAGTTCGTATTCCATTGTCACATTCTGGAGCATGAGGACTCCGGCCTCATGGCTCCCGTGGAAGTCATCCCCTAG
- a CDS encoding DUF4238 domain-containing protein, with product MPPASPPRAMVCGFCGHPYIRPCTAETEAACPNMIWLRGAAQQSTRHHYIPQFYLRRWAGDDDKICEFSRPHKNIHRQRVYPIQTAFKDRLYEKPGVPKSIAQQVEDKFMSPVDNFAAKALDVIEAGVEKVRNDAERRSAWSLFLMSLMMRMPEDVAALAQIEEDQWKLDLPSLREKYAANRKPDDPETIEEFIEKRDPEYIGRWVMNGLPELTHHEGIGQLLNAMRWCVVVTPDDAPPFLTSDRPLFMSKTFSEAECYLTLPIGPHRLFVATNTEETERKFKDWPPKELALEVNSQVAKQAVKYVYGLDHSEVEFVDKLISTDRPPRLMEMLRDRRRQRHAPASRRP from the coding sequence ATGCCGCCGGCCTCGCCGCCGCGGGCCATGGTGTGTGGCTTCTGCGGCCATCCGTACATCCGGCCTTGCACCGCGGAGACGGAAGCGGCGTGCCCCAATATGATCTGGTTGCGCGGTGCGGCCCAGCAGTCCACCCGACACCATTATATTCCGCAGTTCTATTTGAGGCGGTGGGCCGGAGACGACGACAAAATCTGCGAATTCAGCCGCCCCCACAAGAACATCCATCGGCAGCGCGTCTATCCGATCCAGACCGCCTTCAAGGACCGGCTCTACGAAAAGCCCGGCGTTCCCAAATCGATCGCGCAGCAGGTCGAGGACAAGTTCATGAGTCCGGTCGACAACTTCGCGGCGAAAGCTTTGGACGTCATCGAGGCCGGCGTCGAGAAGGTCCGGAACGATGCCGAGAGGCGGTCGGCCTGGTCGCTTTTTCTGATGTCGCTCATGATGCGGATGCCGGAGGACGTGGCCGCCCTCGCGCAGATCGAGGAAGATCAATGGAAACTTGATCTTCCGAGCTTGAGGGAGAAATATGCCGCCAACCGCAAGCCGGACGATCCCGAGACGATCGAGGAGTTCATCGAAAAGAGGGATCCCGAATACATCGGGCGATGGGTCATGAACGGTCTGCCGGAATTGACGCATCACGAAGGGATCGGGCAATTACTCAACGCGATGCGGTGGTGCGTCGTGGTGACGCCGGACGATGCGCCGCCGTTTCTCACGTCCGACAGGCCACTCTTCATGTCGAAGACGTTTAGCGAAGCCGAATGCTACCTGACCCTCCCCATCGGTCCCCACCGCCTGTTCGTCGCGACCAACACCGAAGAAACCGAGAGGAAGTTCAAGGACTGGCCGCCCAAGGAACTGGCGCTCGAGGTCAACTCTCAGGTCGCCAAACAGGCCGTGAAGTACGTCTACGGGCTCGACCATTCGGAGGTGGAATTCGTCGACAAGCTGATATCGACCGACCGGCCGCCGAGGCTCATGGAGATGTTGCGCGACCGGCGAAGGCAAAGACACGCGCCCGCTTCGAGGCGCCCCTGA
- a CDS encoding S8 family peptidase, protein MKAVALLFVGFLLPTSAVCQEKIESGVRAELNSAPLVRVLIVTRPDPEQINGGASFASASDYVAGALSDTAKNVKPIGALPVAAAEISAAALMRLREDPNIVLVTRDIPMPPTLMDSVPFIGGDKMHSLGFSGTNESVAVLDTGAQTDHPALSGAIVAEACFSTDHSNVFQVKSLCIGGFDVGTVAGSAGQCPRDVAGCEHGTHVAGIIAGHNMNFSAKQFGGVAPAAKLLLIQVYSLFEDQSVCGAVGKCIRSFTSDQLRALEYVFKHRTEFKVAAVNMSLGSGYFDAPCDKRSALTEIIERLRAKGIPTVVSAGNQHFPDGVAEPACISSTVSVAATKKDGSLDVTYSNVASMVHMAAPGTDIISSLPGSTYGMKTGTSMAAPHVAAAMALLRQEFPNESVTQLESRLTTGAPTTVDVRTGTKLPRLELVRQTASSTAATGATSSVGTNGGASGIDTIPSAPAGGTFILKTERPAADIESALGNNCNNFKCDLKPIGEGTFKLDVVPKASVAPQDKVKMMTIDASAVKGLLKDIPSVSVFDNRLSSPFK, encoded by the coding sequence ATGAAAGCCGTCGCATTACTTTTTGTTGGGTTTTTATTGCCGACAAGCGCCGTTTGCCAGGAGAAGATCGAAAGTGGGGTCCGTGCCGAGCTCAACTCGGCTCCGTTGGTTCGCGTGCTCATCGTGACACGTCCGGATCCCGAGCAAATCAACGGTGGGGCGTCTTTCGCGAGCGCGAGCGACTACGTTGCCGGCGCGTTGTCCGACACGGCCAAGAACGTGAAACCGATCGGGGCGCTTCCCGTTGCTGCGGCTGAGATTTCGGCGGCCGCTTTGATGCGGCTGCGCGAGGATCCGAACATAGTTCTCGTGACGCGCGACATCCCCATGCCACCCACATTGATGGACTCCGTTCCATTCATCGGTGGAGACAAGATGCATAGCTTGGGATTCAGCGGGACAAACGAGTCTGTGGCCGTCCTGGACACGGGCGCTCAAACCGATCATCCGGCGCTATCCGGTGCCATCGTGGCCGAAGCTTGCTTCTCCACGGACCATTCGAACGTCTTTCAGGTGAAATCCCTTTGCATAGGGGGATTTGACGTTGGCACGGTGGCCGGCTCGGCCGGACAGTGTCCGAGAGACGTCGCTGGATGTGAACATGGAACTCACGTTGCCGGGATCATCGCCGGCCACAACATGAATTTCTCGGCTAAGCAGTTTGGCGGCGTCGCCCCTGCCGCTAAGTTGCTTTTGATCCAGGTTTACTCTCTCTTTGAAGATCAGAGTGTCTGTGGCGCTGTGGGCAAGTGCATAAGGAGCTTCACGTCCGATCAACTGAGGGCGTTGGAGTACGTTTTCAAACATCGCACGGAGTTCAAGGTCGCCGCCGTCAACATGAGCTTGGGGAGCGGATACTTTGATGCCCCGTGCGATAAACGCTCCGCGTTGACCGAGATCATAGAGCGCTTGAGGGCTAAAGGCATTCCGACCGTAGTTTCAGCGGGTAACCAACATTTTCCAGATGGAGTCGCGGAGCCAGCCTGCATATCGTCCACCGTATCGGTTGCCGCGACAAAAAAGGACGGGTCTCTCGACGTCACCTACTCGAACGTCGCCTCGATGGTGCACATGGCGGCGCCCGGTACGGACATCATCTCCAGCCTTCCTGGCTCGACCTACGGCATGAAGACCGGTACCTCGATGGCGGCTCCGCATGTTGCGGCCGCCATGGCTTTACTGCGGCAAGAATTTCCCAACGAGTCGGTCACGCAGCTCGAAAGTCGTTTGACGACTGGAGCGCCGACCACAGTCGACGTTCGCACCGGCACGAAGTTGCCGCGGTTGGAGCTCGTCCGTCAGACCGCGTCCAGCACCGCTGCAACGGGTGCAACCTCCTCCGTCGGCACGAATGGTGGGGCATCAGGGATCGACACGATCCCGTCTGCGCCTGCAGGCGGAACATTCATACTAAAAACGGAGCGGCCTGCAGCGGATATCGAATCCGCACTCGGAAACAACTGCAACAACTTCAAATGCGATCTCAAGCCCATCGGAGAGGGTACTTTCAAACTGGATGTCGTGCCAAAGGCCAGCGTGGCACCGCAGGACAAGGTGAAGATGATGACGATCGATGCCTCCGCCGTCAAAGGCCTCCTCAAAGATATTCCGTCGGTATCGGTATTCGACAATCGACTATCGTCTCCTTTCAAATGA
- a CDS encoding plastocyanin/azurin family copper-binding protein, which yields MKLSLFFLASATTLGLCCDPVSAKTVSISIMSGPFRFEPQSVDANPGDTITWTNTTNTQHTISPDQDGAFPEKDPIESKETYSITVPANVGPLPYHCNFHPMNATINVVKP from the coding sequence GTGAAACTTAGTTTGTTTTTCTTGGCGAGCGCGACGACACTGGGTCTCTGCTGCGATCCAGTGTCGGCAAAGACAGTATCAATAAGCATCATGAGCGGGCCGTTCAGGTTCGAGCCTCAGAGCGTCGATGCGAATCCCGGCGATACGATCACTTGGACGAACACGACGAACACCCAGCACACGATTAGTCCGGACCAGGACGGCGCCTTTCCGGAGAAGGACCCGATCGAGTCAAAGGAAACTTACAGCATCACTGTCCCCGCGAACGTGGGACCTCTTCCGTATCACTGCAATTTTCACCCAATGAACGCGACTATCAATGTCGTCAAGCCCTGA